In one Myotis daubentonii chromosome 1, mMyoDau2.1, whole genome shotgun sequence genomic region, the following are encoded:
- the LOC132213213 gene encoding LOW QUALITY PROTEIN: pre-mRNA-splicing factor CWC22 homolog (The sequence of the model RefSeq protein was modified relative to this genomic sequence to represent the inferred CDS: inserted 1 base in 1 codon): protein MKSNVAQIKHSSGHDRRENNSSYQRTISPEDRYAEQERSPLDRDYFEYSRSDNECSRRGRSYDGSMESQSRDREKRRERERDVDRKRYRKSSSPGRRSPEPSVIQSSSAQDEPTAKKKKGELDPLLTHTGGAYIPPAKLRMMQEQITDKNSLAYQRMSWEALKKSINGLINKVNISNIGIIIQELLQENIVRGRGLLSRSVLQAQSASPIFTHVYAALVAIINSKFPQIGELILKRLIFNFRKGYRRNDKQLCLTASKFAAHLINQSVAHEVLCLEMLTLLLDRPTDDSVEVAIGFLKECGLKLTQVSPRGINAIFERLRNILHESEIDKRVQYMIEVMFAVRKDGFKDHPVILEGLDLVEEDDQFTHMLPLEDDYNPEDVLNVFKMDPNFMENEEKYKAIKKEILNEGDSDSNTDQDARSSEEEEEGEEDEEGQKVTIHDKTEINLVSFRRTIYLAIQSSLDFEECAHKLLKMEFPESQTKELCNMILDCCAQQRTYEKFSGLLAGRFCMLKKEYMESFESIFKEQYDTIHRLETNKLRNVAKMFAHLLYTDSLPWSVLECIKLSEETTTSSSRIFVKIFFQELCEYMGLPKLNARLKDETLQPFFEGLLPRDNPRNTRFAINVFTSIGLGGLTDELREHLKNTPKVIVAQKPKIEPNNSSSSSSSSSSVFSSAESNSLASGSDSSDSSSESSSEDSNSSSASSQSSASAKAIRKKGQGNTRSKEVDKLIRKQQINDRKQEDXEQRHQETRTERERRSEKLRDKNSRDSNWRD, encoded by the exons atgaaaagtaatgtGGCACAGATAAAGCATTCTTCAGGTCATGACAGAAGGGAAAACAACAGTTCATATCAGAGGACCATCTCTCCAGAAGACAGATATGCAGAACAAGAAAGATCCCCCCTGGATAGAGATTACTTTGAGTACAGCAGGTCAGACAATGAGTGTTCAAGAAGAGGACGTTCTTATGATGGCAGCATGGAGTCGCAAAGTAGGGACCGAGAGAAacgcagagaaagagaaagagatgtggATCGGAAAAGGTACCGGAAATCTTCATCGCCTGGGAGAAGAAGCCCAGAACCATCGGTAATCCAAAGTTCCTCTGCTCAGGATGAGCCTACtgcaaagaagaagaaaggtgaGCTGGATCCTCTTCTTACTCATACTGGTGGAGCATATATTCCTCCTGCAAAGCTCAGGATGATGCAAGAACAGATCACAGATAAAAACAGCTTAGCGTACCAGAGGATGAGCTGGGAAGCTCTAAAGAAGTCAATTAATGGTCTTATCAACAAAGTCAACATTTCTAATATAGGTATTATTATTCAAGAACTCCTTCAAGAAAACATAGTTAGAGGGAGAGGCCTGCTGTCCAGATCTGTTTTGCAAGCACAGAGTGCTTCTCCAATCTTCACCCATGTTTATGCAGCATTAGTGGCTATTATCAACTCAAAATTTCCACAAATTGGAGAATTAATCCTCAAgaggttaatttttaattttcggAAAGGCTATCGAAGAAATGATAAGCAACTTTGTCTGACTGCTTCAAAATTTGCGGCACATCTTATTAACCAAAGTGTAGCACATGAAGTTTTATGCTTAGAGATGCTCACTTTGCTCCTGGATAGACCAACAGATGATAGTGTTGAAGTAGCTATTGGTTTTCTCAAGGAATGTGGCCTCAAATTAACACAGGTGTCGCCAAGAGGAATTAATGCTATATTTGAACGCCTTCGAAACATTCTCCATGAGTCTGAAATAGACAAAAGAGTTCAGTACATGATTGAAGTGATGTTTGCTGTAAGGAAAGATGGGTTCAAGGACCACCCTGTTATTCTAGAAGGACTTGACTTAGTGGAAGAAGATGATCAGTTCACCCATATGCTTCCTCTGGAAGATGACTATAATCCAGAAGATGTTCTTAATGTTTTCAAGATGGATCCTAATTTTATGGAGAATGAAGAGAAGTACAAAGCTATTAAGAAGGAAATTCTTAATGAAGGAGATAGTGACTCCAACACAGACCAAGATGCTAGAAGtagtgaagaggaggaggagggagaagaagacGAAGAAGGGCAAAAAGTGACTATTCATGACAAAACAGAAATTAATCTAGTCTCATTTCGTCGTACAATTTATCTTGCTATTCAGTCAAGTTTAGATTTTGAAGAATGTGCTCACAAATTGCTGAAAATGGAGTTTCCTGAAAGCCAAACAAAAGAACTCTGCAACATGATACTGGATTGCTGTGCTCAACAAAGAACATATGAAAAATTTTCCGGCTTATTAGCTGGGAGATTTTGCATGCTAAAGAAAGAGTACATGGAATCCTTTGAAAGTATATTCAAAGAACAGTATGATACCATCCATCGCTTGGAGACAAACAAATTGAGAAATGTTGCTAAGATGTTTGCTCATCTTCTATACACTGATTCACTTCCATGGAGTGTTCTTGAATGTATAAAGCTGAGTGAAGAAACCACTACATCCTCCAGTAggatttttgttaaaatatttttccaagaaCTGTGTGAATACATGGGTCTTCCTAAACTTAATGCAAGATTAAAGGATGAAACCCTACAGCCATTCTTTGAAGGGTTATTACCCCGAGATAATCCCAGAAACACTCGTTTTGCCATCAACGTTTTTACTTCTATAGGTCTTGGAGGTTTGACGGATGAATTGCGTGAGCATCTCAAAAATACACCAAAGGTCATTGTGGCACAGAAACCAAAAATTGAGCCAAataattcctcctcctcctcctcctcttcctcttccgtATTCTCCTCGGCAGAGTCCAACTCCCTTGCTTCTGGTTCGGACAGCAGTGACAGCAGCTCAGAGTCTTCCAGCGAAGACAGCAATTCCTCATCTGCCAGCAGTCAGAGCTCTGCCTCAGCTAAAGCTATAAGAAAGAAGGGACAAGGGAACACCAGAAGCAAAGAAGTAGATAAATTGATCAggaaacaacaaataaatgataGGAAGCAAGAAG CAGAGCAAAGGCACCAAGAAACAAGGACTGAAAGAGAAAGGAGATCAGAAAAACTCAGAGATAAAAATTCAAGGGACTCAAATTGGAGAGACTga